One window of Fusarium keratoplasticum isolate Fu6.1 chromosome 2, whole genome shotgun sequence genomic DNA carries:
- a CDS encoding RNA helicase produces MADDGMLLNFELGSGPIKPQVKFKGGRWRDRKQAEKSARLGASKPKPTGDGFDEQRSTKRQRTDDGGYGHSDYRAAPRSFSRPKPADTDAQGSSASGQPRNPHADKGRQVISRLFSYNPAQKTDLEEKQSDWTAPEPTNAPLSDVASFGTLTLSARLVDELAKMNLERPTAIQKKVIPHMLENSSDAFVQAETGSGKTFSYLLPILHRVLLLSEKGKAQIHRDSGVFAIIVSPTRELAKQTHTVLEQLIRPFPWLVSTAITGGESKKAEKARIRKGVNFLVATPGRLADHIDNTKALDLGTVRWLILDEGDRLMDLGFEDDLKKTIAALRKVDVSDKLADGTPLKSLPDRRVTVLCSATMKMNVQKLGEMSLADATFLAAKKEEGEVEIDKTAMTAPAQLHQYYSIVPAKLRLVTLISYLKSTFSRRGKTMKAIIFISCADSVDFHYEMLRDPNNDEAPVASSKDAESISKTVAKAAYITSPASPEVVLHRMHGSLSQPVRTATLRSFSACKSPSLLITTDVSSRGLDIPSVDLVIEYDPAFSFADHIHRVGRTARAGRPGDALLFLLPGTEEGYIELLKSSTPPTPQSYDSILQKGMMTKLEFPVETSAKPDDGTSYHDKAESLQLHIEQRLLEDTKRLELARNGFKSHIRAYATHTKEERKHFDISELHLGHTAKSYGLREAPGGIGAGVERKTKKRNNKGVEKDQEQQAGDEWRNQNIIKKKSMMMMNSAADEFNIG; encoded by the coding sequence ATGGCTGACGATGGGATGCTCTTGAACTTTGAGCTGGGGTCTGGACCTATTAAGCCCCAAGTCAAGTTCAAGGGTGGTCGCTGGCGTGATAGGAAACAGGCCGAGAAGTCGGCAAGGTTGGGCGCATCCAAGCCGAAGCCTACAGGAGACGGTTTTGATGAGCAAAGATCGACGAAACGCCAGAGgacagatgatggaggataTGGCCATTCCGACTACAGGGCAGCCCCTAGGAGCTTTTCACGACCAAAGCCTGCAGACACTGACGCCCAAGGATCCTCCGCCTCAGGCCAACCTCGAAACCCTCATGCGGACAAGGGAAGGCAGGTCATCTCACGGCTGTTCTCTTACAACCCTGCCCAAAAGACGGATTTGGAAGAGAAGCAATCAGACTGGACCGCTCCGGAACCAACCAATGCTCCTCTCTCAGATGTTGCCAGCTTTGGCACTTTGACATTGTCCGCCCGCCTCGTCGATGAGCTGGCAAAGATGAACTTGGAGCGTCCCACGGCTATCCAAAAGAAGGTTATTCCTCACATGTTGGAAAACAGCTCAGATGCATTTGTGCAAGCTGAGACAGGTTCCGGAAAGACCTTTTCTTATCTCTTGCCAATCTTGCATCGCGTTCTGCTCCTCAgtgagaagggcaaggctcAGATTCACCGCGACTCTGGAgtctttgccatcatcgtgTCACCTACTCGCGAACTCGCCAAGCAAACTCACACCGTACTGGAACAACTTATTCGGCCGTTCCCTTGGCTTGTGTCGACAGCAATCACCGGAGGAGAGTCAaagaaggctgagaaggcgcGCATAAGAAAGGGCGTCAACTTTTTGGTCGCAACACCTGGACGACTTGCCGATCACATTGATAACACCAAGGCTCTCGATCTCGGCACTGTTCGATGGCTGATTCTGGATGAGGGAGATCGTCTGATGGACTTGGGTTTCGAGGATGACTTGAAGAAGACTATTGCAGCTCTCCGCAAGGTTGACGTCTCTGACAAGCTCGCCGATGGGACACCACTCAAGTCTCTTCCTGACCGGAGAGTCACTGTGCTTTGCTCGGCTACTATGAAGATGAACGTTCAGAAACTGGGAGAGATGAGTCTGGCAGACGCGACGTTCCtggcagccaagaaggaggagggcgaggtggAGATTGACAAAACGGCCATGACGGCGCCGGCACAGCTTCACCAGTACTACTCGATTGTTCCCGCCAAGCTTCGTCTCGTCACCTTGATATCTTATCTCAAGTCCACCTTTTCCCGGCGAGGAAAGACTAtgaaggccatcatctttaTCTCTTGCGCAGACTCGGTCGACTTTCACTACGAGATGTTGCGGGATCCTAACAATGACGAGGCACCTGTGGCATCTTCGAAAGACGCGGAGTCGATCTCCAAGACGGTGGCCAAGGCAGCATATATCACGTCACCCGCAAGCCCCGAGGTCGTTCTGCACCGAATGCACGGATCTTTGTCGCAGCCCGTCCGAACAGCTACTCTACGATCATTCTCTGCCTGCAAATCGCCCTCTCTCCTGATCACCACCGATGTGTCCTCGCGAGGTCTCGATATTCCATCTGTTGATCTGGTCATCGAATACGATCCTGCTTTCAGCTTTGCGGATCATATCCACCGTGTTGGTAGAACTGCTCGAGCTGGAAGGCCCGGTGACgccctccttttccttcttcccgGAACAGAGGAGGGTTATATCGAGCTTCTCAAGTCATCCACACCTCCAACGCCCCAGTCTTATGATTCGATCCTTCAAAAGGGAATGATGACCAAGCTTGAGTTCCCCGTCGAAACATCTGCCAAGCCCGACGATGGCACTTCCTACCACGACAAGGCCGAAAGCCTCCAGCTACACATCGAGCAGCGCCTTCTCGAAGACACGAAGCGACTCGAACTCGCCCGAAACGGCTTCAAGTCCCACATCAGGGCGTACGCTACCcacaccaaggaggagaggaagcaCTTTGACATTTCGGAGCTGCACCTGGGTCACACGGCCAAGAGTTACGGACTGAGAGAGGCGCCGGGCGGCATCGGCGCGGGCGTGGagaggaagacgaagaagcgCAACAACAAGGGTGTCGAGAAGGaccaggagcagcaggcgGGTGACGAGTGGCGGAACCAGAACAttatcaagaagaagagcatgatgatgatgaattcTGCTGCCGACGAGTTTAATATTGGTTAA
- a CDS encoding Clr5 domain-containing protein: protein MDSDPKFLHIPYNKRWEYLKETIIQLYTEGNSVDQVASRMKSEYSFDALPSAYKYQFKKWGIKKSTSSKVKAQAVKVQLKRKRDASTSDLTVVEGGREKSLDKKKLKRFLQDDLRRRHEPTLAGGIFLRMNLPYNALVANFIHPGGPPSPFASVSHHNSPANIIVNSPDSHRTPSSQPVEPSPTTQLIRDKAHLERADLFIQGQYQELLLQLGREERKGPETWTPGQIAAKTLGSLAWEDSAATAGDASTPRASRIAVDPPSQLCRWSIHYHSDMKYESVPSPPPENHNEQDIEDESTWLPWDASRHHLTPTDTMRSVLSDNSFSRIDEHDVPLSTSSITGAVNRSQDQIEVDSWGFAIMARNLGSLRALEGKDKEAVPPHQLKHIHPFHLAASHLDGAHNCCLILNHLMASLWGEFSLRRNFTNGLGHTVLDSLMINILRSHTSVSPREVCQGFEKQNRFPGEEVDICGRWDADSRCIRQLYASGRCTIPFEWKHPYCHTSVQAICHSIVTLFMADLAPDINLPSGLFSKRCGCCGKNLQLFPLHTLVMVAFYLGDRGAPGETMFGAIATLSCMLANYANPTMAADISVSELFGTDTGEECTHSSVTPSELASLVPNEVVESWARDRQRGWRAFIAVLDFAISEWDEGDDDGPLSKSQGLGVLWAASQTEMLTYRRIETIDPWVSGRFDIQQLLQGLDDGLGPTNIPLYWDGLMSNFGSEGWFNNMEFYPAAQDVCTSYFMNLEDWGRTTFIDAPMAI from the exons ATGGATTCGGACCCCAAGTTCTTGCACATTCCATACAACAAGCGATGGGAGTACTTGAAGGAGACCATCATCCAGCTATACACTGAGGGCAACAGCGTGGACCAAGTAGCCTCCAGAATGAAGTCAGAGTATTCTTTTGATGCTTT GCCGAGTGCCTACAAGTACCAGTTCAAAAAATGGGGCATCAAGAAAAGCACTTCttccaaggtcaaggcccaggCCGTCAAGGTGCAattgaagaggaagagagatgCAAGTACTTCTGACCTCACCGTCGTCGAAGGCGGACGTGAGAAGTCGCTGGATAAGAAGAAACTAAAGCGCTTTCTCCAAGACGACCTCAGACGTCGCCATGAGCCCACACTGGCAGGCGGCAT CTTCTTGCGCATGAATCTTCCATACAACGCCCTTGTTGCTAATTTCATCCACCCAGGCGgtccaccatcaccattTGCTTCCGTCTCTCATCACAACTCTCCGGCAAACATCATAGTCAACAGCCCCGACAGCCATCGCaccccttcttctcagccagTTGAACCTTCGCCAACGACCCAGCTGATACGAGATAAAGCCCATCTGGAAAGAGCAGACCTCTTCATCCAAGGGCAGTACCAGGAGTTGCTGCTCCAACTAGGTCGGGAAGAGCGCAA AGGTCCTGAAACCTGGACTCCTGGCCAAATTGCTGCAAAGACCCTTGGTTCACTCGCGTGGGAAGACTCGGCTGCTACTGCCGGTGACGCATCAACACCCAGAGCTTCTCGCATCGCAGTCGATCCACCATCCCAGCTCTGTCGATGGAGTATTCACTACCACAGTGACATGAAATATGAGTCTGTGCCGTCACCGCCGCCTGAGAATCACAACGAGCAGGACATTGAGGATGAGTCAACATGGTTACCATGGGATGCTTCCCGTCACCACCTCACACCTACAGACACAATGAGATCGGTGCTCTCAGACAACAGTTTCTCACGCATCGACGAGCACGACGTCCCGCTATCCACATCATCGATAACGGGTGCGGTAAATCGTTCTCAAGACCAGATCGAGGTAGACTCGTGGGGATTTGCCATCATGGCAAGGAATCTGGGATCTTTGCGTGCTTTAGAAGGAAAGGATAAAGAGGCGGTGCCTCCCCATCAGTTGAAGCATATACACCCTTTTCACCTTGCTGCCTCACACTTGGATGGAGCCCACAACTGCTGCTTGATCCTCAATCACCTTATGGCCTCTCTCTGGGGGGAATTcagcttgaggaggaattTTACGAACGGTCTTGGGCATACAGTCCTGGACTCACTCATGATCAACATACTCCGGTCGCACACCTCGGTTAGCCCAAGAGAGGTATGTCAAGGCTTCGAGAAGCAGAACCGGTTCCCAGGGGAAGAGGTGGACATCTGCGGTCGATGGGACGCTGATTCGAGGTGCATCCGACAACTCTACGCTTCGGGCAGATGCACGATTCCGTTCGAATGGAAGCACCCCTACTGTCACACGTCAGTTCAGGCAATTTGTCATTCAATCGTCACCTTATTCATGGCAGACCTCGCTCCCGACATCAATCTCCCCAGTGGTTTATTCTCAAAGCgttgtggctgctgcggCAAGAACCTTCAGCTCTTTCCACTCCATACCCTAGTTATGGTAGCATTCTATCTAGGAGACCGTGGAGCCCCGGGGGAGACCATGTTTGGCGCAATTGCAACTTTGAGCTGCATGCTCGCCAACTACGCAAACCCTACCATGGCTGCTGACATATCTGTTTCTGAGCTATTTGGGACTGATACGGGCGAGGAATGCACACATAGCTCCGTCACGCCTTCAGAGCTTGCCTCACTTGTGCCAAATGAAGTGGTCGAATCCTGGGCGCGTGACCGGCAACGTGGCTGGAGAGCATTTATTGCTGTATTGGACTTTGCCATTTCAGAGTGGGATGaaggcgatgatgacggccCACTATCTAaaagccaaggccttggagtTCTCTGGGCAGCCTCACAGACCGAGATGCTGACCTATCGTCGAATCGAGACGATTGACCCCTGGGTTTCTGGTAGATTTGATATCCAGCAGTTATTGCAAGGCCTCGACGATGGACTAGGGCCAACCAACATCCCGCTCTACTGGGACGGCTTAATGTCGAATTTTGGCTCTGAGGGTTGGTTCAACAACATGGAGTTCTATCCGGCCGCCCAAGACGTGTGCACGAGCTACTTTATGAACTTGGAGGACTGGGGCCGTACAACCTTTATTGATGCTCCTATGGCAATATGA
- a CDS encoding Alpha-aminoadipate reductase codes for MLSGIAHDPIQRDIFTPLFLGAVIVVPPAEVITYGLLAEWMHEHKTTFHSLRNAFFVGDLLTKKDCKKLHDLAPNTTVINLFGSTESQRAAPFFEVLRKAKDPAFLESVPDIIPVSQGMKDVQLLVVDCEDRHKLCEEGEQGELWIRAGGLAEGYLGDDDRTAELNQSKFVPNWFVDPAKWAQQDKHQNLPHYKGPRDRLYRTGDLGRIRPDGSVECTGRIDFQVKIRGFRIELGEIDINLPRHPFVRENVTVVRRDKDEEQTLVTYFFPETKRWFQHLQPHDDGEAIEQEIAYETMAGMLRRFKLLSDDCKKFLAAKVPKYAVPSMFIPLARMPLNPNGKIDKPALPFPDEADLLQVAKRRASSVIASMTDTQARLAKIWASALPNRTARMFVPGSNFFDEGGHSILAQQMFFRLKKEWKDIDVPVNVIFRSQTLEALAAEIDRAQDPIGLRLDAMPLIGDGTTEDEAYAADARDLASQLPESIPQAPGPQSYTEAGPTVLLTGATGFLGSYVLHELLDGPRRAHVIAHVRAKDAAAGLARVEAATKAYGLWSPSWTSTNRLQVVVGDISKPRLGLLEETWDHLSNTVDLVIHNGAQVNWMLPYSSMRAANVLSTLDCIRLCSTGKPKRLAFVSSTSTLDNDHYVQLSRDVETGVPEADDLEGSRKGLGTGYGQSKWASEFVIREAGRRGLVGAIIRPGYITGDSASGISVMDDFLVRLWKGCLQVGARPDIANTLNAVPVTQISRIVVAAAFHLSATTEQSLGVAQVTSHPRLRLNEWMGALELYGYGVPKVPYQEWCTKVIDYTSDDSKEEHALLPLFHFAVGNLPANTIAPELDDSNAVAALRSYDEGNESRDAKSSPSTLDMDILGMYLAYLVAVGFLPPPTEKGEHELPKVDEARLQAIAADSLGGRSARP; via the exons ATGCTCTCCGGCATTGCCCATGATCCGATCCAAAGAGACATTTTCACGCCGCTCTTTCTGGGTGCCGTGATAGTCGTCCCTCCAGCTGAGGTCATCACGTACGGATTGTTAGCCGAATGGATGCATGAACACAAGACCACC TTCCATTCTCTTCGGAATGCCTTCTTTGTCGGAGATCTTCTCACCAAAAAGGACTGCAAGAAGCTACACGATCTCGCGCCCAACACCACCGTCATAAACCTCTTTGGATCGACCGAGTCGCAACGCGCAGCGCCCTTTTTCGAGGTCCTGAGAAAAGCCAAGGATCCGGCTTTTCTCGAGTCCGTGCCGGATATCATTCCGGTTAGCCAAGGCATGAAGGATGTTCAGCTCTTGGTCGTTGACTGTGAGGACAGACACAAACTGTGCGAAGAAGGCGAGCAAGGCGAGCTATGGATCAGGGCTGGAGGTTTGGCCGAGGGATAcctcggcgatgacgacAGGACAGCAGAACTCAACCAGTCCAAGTTCGTTCCCAACTGGTTTGTTGACCCTGCCAAGTGGGCACAGCAGGACAAGCACCAGAACCTCCCCCATTACAAGGGTCCGCGAGACCGTCTGTACCGAACTGGTGATCTTGGCCGGATCCGCCCCGACGGAAGTGTCGAGTGTACAGGCCGGATTGATTTTCAAGTCAAGATCCGCGGCTTCCGGATAGAGCTGGGCGAGATCGACATCAATTTGCCCCGGCACCCATTCGTACGTGAAAACGTCACAGTTGTTCGAAgagacaaggacgaggagcagACACTTGTCACGTACTTTTTCCCAGAGACGAAGCGGTGGTTCCAGCACCTCCAACCCCATGACGATGGGGAAGCCATCGAGCAGGAAATCGCCTACGAGACCATGGCCGGAATGCTCAGACGATTCAAGCTGTTGTCTGACGACTGCAAGAAGTTCCTAGCGGCCAAGGTTCCCAAGTACGCTGTTCCCAGCATGTTTATTCCTCTAGCCCGAATGCCCTTGAATCCGAACGGCAAGATTGACAAGCCCGCGCTCCCCTTCCCCGACGAAGCagatcttcttcaagtcGCCAAAAGGAGGGCTTCGTCAGTGATTGCCAGCATGACCGACACTCAAGCTCGACTGGCCAAAATATGGGCATCAGCTCTCCCTAACCGCACTGCACGTATGTTTGTGCCTGGATCCAACTTCTTTGATGAAGGCGGCCACTCAATCCTTGCACAACAGATGTTTTTccgcctcaagaaggagtGGAAGGATATTGATGTGCCAGTCAATGTTATTTTCCGGTCGCAGACTCTCGAAGCCCTCGCCGCGGAGATCGACAGAGCCCAGGACCCCATTGGCCTGCGACTGGACGCGATGCCTCTTATCGGAGATGGCACCACGGAGGACGAGGCATACGCCGCGGATGCGAGGGATCTAGCGTCTCAGCTTCCCGAGTCCATCCCGCAAGCACCCGGGCCTCAGAGTTACACAGAGGCTGGGCCCACGGTGCTTTTGACTGGTGCGACAGGCTTCCTCGGCTCCTATGTCCTACacgagctcctcgatggcccTAGGAGAGCGCATGTAATCGCGCACGTCAGAGCCAAGGATGCAGCGGCAGGCTTGGCACGCGTCGAGGCGGCAACAAAGGCCTACGGCTTGTGGTCCCCAAGCTGGACGAGCACAAACAGACTTCAAGTTGTGGTGGGAGATATATCCAAGCCACGCCTCGGCCTGCTCGAGGAGACATGGGATCACCTCTCCAATACGGTAGACCTAGTCATCCACAACGGCGCCCAGGTCAACTGGATGCTGCCGTACTCCAGCATGCGGGCGGCCAATGTGCTGAGCACGCTAGACTGTATCCGACTTTGCTCGACAGGGAAGCCCAAGCGACTAGCATTCGtcagctcaacctcgacgctAGACAATGACCACTACGTGCAGCTCTCTCGAGATGTCGAGACTGGCGTGCCTGAGGCtgatgaccttgagggcAGCCGTAAGGGCCTTGGCACAGGCTATGGCCAGTCCAAGTGGGCGAGCGAGTTTGTCATTCGCGAAGCCGGGCGGAGGGGCCTTGTAGGAGCCATTATCCGACCCGGATACATCACAGGCGATTCAGCATCGGGCATTTCCGTCATGGACGACTTCCTGGTCCGCCTATGGAAGGGCTGCTTGCAGGTGGGAGCGCGCCCTGACATTGCAAACACGCTCAATGCAGTCCCTGTTACGCAGATCAGCCGTATCGTCGTTGCCGCAGCGTTCCATCTCTCCGCTACTACTGAGCAATCACTGGGCGTGGCTCAGGTCACCAGTCACCCACGCTTAAGACTGAATGAGTGGATGGGTGCCCTCGAGCTCTATGGATATGGCGTGCCCAAGGTACCATACCAGGAGTGGTGCACCAAGGTCATCGACTACACAAGTGACGATAGCAAGGAGGAACACGCTCTGCTCCCGCTGTTCCACTTTGCGGTGGGTAACCTGCCCGCAAACACCATTGCTCCCGAGTTGGATGATAGCAATGCCGTAGCAGCTCTGCGGTCATATGATGAAGGGAACGAGAGTCGGGATGCAAAATCTTCTCCGAGCACACTTGATATGGATATCCTTGGCATGTACTTGGCGTATCTGGTTGCAGTTGGATTCCTACCACCGCCGACAGAGAAGGGCGAGCATGAGCTGCCAAAGGTTGACGAGGCAAGGTTACAGGCCATTGCTGCAGATAGCTTGGGTGGTAGATCTGCAAGGCCGTAG
- a CDS encoding GH43-C2 domain-containing protein: MGENNPIIPGFAPDPSVVRIDDTFYLVNSSFHIFPGLPIFASKDLVSWEHIGNAINRPSQLSLAAATTRLHKLEGPPSDVIVETGGLWAPTIRHHRGRTYIICTNVCHLDPELKPSEEPPHPSELVGTKNFIIFTDDIASDRWSDPVYVDFWGIDPDLFFEDDGRVFIAGCLWSKDLVEEPTIHGIEINIDTGEHLAPPRLMWTGSSKITPEGPHIYKRDGWYYLLIAEGGTFEGHQISAARSRDLWGPYEDCPNNPVLAPCPGSSGYKYIQHNGHGDLVQDTKGNWWLVCLAVRKDQQGRYGMGRETFLTPVQWPTGDSWPVIQQPIESFPAMGKQDNIPSRLNPTVDLVYLRDPDLSAYQISDDAQQVTIQASSTDLSEPSAAVSFVGRRKRSLHGEDRAVLAIGQAESSSSVIAGLACFKDEHRYARVFYDFSDHSIHFEVKNAGRAKAICNRTQVASPKDMGNPTGAFDIHFRLMYSESNLDFTWMTEHPEAGDTGWVLAGNIDILDLTDRDFTGPCVGVFATNKKGDASHECTFTDISICIKQTFD, encoded by the exons ATGGGCGAGAATAACCCTATTATTCCCGGCTTCGCGCCGGATCCTTCGGTTGTCCGTATCGACGACACTTTCTATCTTGTCAACTCGAGCTTTCATATATTTCCTGGCCTGCCCATCTTTGCTTCAAAGGATCTTGTCTCCTGGGAACATATTG GCAACGCCATCAACCGGCCGTCCCAGCTTTCCCTGGCGGCAGCTACCACACGGCTTCACAAGCTAGAAGGCCCTCCCAGCGATGTAATTGTTGAAACAGGAGGCCTCTGGGCTCCAACCATTCGCCATCATCGTGGGAGGACGTATATCATCTGCACAAACGTTTGTCACCTGGACCCAGAGCTAAAGCCCAGCGAGGAGCCGCCGCATCCTTCCGAGCTTGTCGGGACAAAGAACTTTATCATCTTCACCGATGATATCGCGTCTGACCGGTGGAGTGACCCGGTCTATGTGGACTTCTGGGGTATTGATCCGGACCTCTTTTTTGAGGATGACGGTCGGGTCTTTATCGCTGGATGTTTATGGAGCAAGGATCTTGTAGAGGAACCCACCATCCACGGTATTGAGATCAATATCGATACCGGCGAGCATCTTGCGCCCCCGAGGCTCATGTGGACTGGCTCAAGCAAGATCACGCCCGAGGGCCCTCACATCTACAAGCGAGACGGTTGGTACTACCTCCTCATTGCCGAGGGCGGAACATTCGAAGGCCATCAGATTTCGGCTGCCCGCTCTAGAGACCTCTGGGGACCTTACGAGGACTGTCCTAACAACCCCGTTCTGGCACCATGCCCCGGGAGTAGTGGCTACAAGTACATCCAGCACAACGGCCATGGAGACCTGGTCCAGGATACAAAGGGTAACTGGTGGCTCGTGTGCCTAGCTGTTCGAAAGGACCAGCAGGGACGATACGGAATGGGCCGTGAAACCTTCCTGACGCCAGTCCAATGGCCTACCGGAGATTCGTGGCCGGTGATTCAGCAACCCATTGAGTCTTTTCCCGCTATGGGTAAACAGGATAACATTCCTTCTCGTCTGAATCCCACGGTTGATTTGGTCTACCTACGCGACCCAGACCTCAGCGCCTATCAAATCAGTGATGATGCTCAACAGGTCACCATCCAAGCATCTTCGACAGATCTCTCCGAACCCTCGGCTGCCGTGTCCTTCGTGGGCCGAAGAAAACGCTCTCTTCACGGAGAAGATCGTGCGGTTCTCGCTATAGGCCAGGCGGAATCTTCGTCTTCGGTGATCGCGGGTCTGGCTTGCTTCAAGGACGAACACCGCTATGCAAGAGTCTTCTATGACTTTTCCGACCATTCTATTCACTTTGAAGTCAAGAACGCCGGGAGAGCCAAGGCCATATGTAATCGTACCCAAGTCGCCTCGCCGAAGGATATGGGAAATCCAACAGGCGCCTTTGACATTCACTTCAGGTTGATGTACTCGGAGTCAAACCTTGATTTCACGTGGATGACTGAGCACCCTGAGGCAGGAGACACCGGCTGGGTGTTGGCTGGCAATATTGATATCTTGGATCTGACAGATCGGGACTTTACTGGTCCTTGTGTGGGTGTCTTCGCCACGAACAAGAAAGGGGACGCCAGTCACGAGTGCACCTTTACGGATATTTCAATCTGTATAAAACAGACGTTTGATTAG
- a CDS encoding Carboxylic ester hydrolase, with the protein MRRIALTVKTSPSSEISMEAWMPRNWTGRFLSVGNGGLGGCISYGDMAYTMTQGFASAGANNVHNRTTVKTLLNSTEPTADFAYRSVHTGVVVGKKITEIFYGQPYTRSYYFGCCSGGRQGFKEAQDFPTDFDGIVAGAPAHAMGNLTSWAGHFYPLTGNVTSPRFVPKAMWPLIQRDVYSQCDGLDGVVDGVIETAECCHYDPSGLVCKGGQTKVCLTEGQAETVRKIYSPLLDNHGSFVYPAMNPGSEDNTASIWFRTRMGPSHAQLVRLSILLGQEPFGLNAWNGDLSPFCNRGGKVITYHGQMDSVITCRISETYYEHVSRSMQSSLKELDESYRFFGIGGMNHCALGPGAWNFGQSGPTAHMDADHNVLAAIVRWVEQGIAPETLTGTKYINDTTSLGEEFQRKHCRYPLHNVYRGGDSRDPEAWSCVE; encoded by the exons ATGCGCCGTATCGCCCTCACAGTCAAGACTTCTCCCAGCAGCGAGATAAGTATGGAGGCTTGGATGCCACGGAACTGGACCGGTAGATTTCTGAGTGTTGGCAACGGGGGACTGGGAGGAT GTATCTCGTATGGAGACATGGCTTACACTATGACTCAGGGGTTCGCATCGGCCGGTGCAAACAAC GTTCACAACAGAACAACGGTCAAAACGCTACTCAACAGCACGGAGCCGACTGCTGACTTTGCATATCGATC TGTACACACTGGCGTTGTTGTCGGGAAAAAGATCACCGAAATATTCTATGGCCAACCCTATACCAGGTCGTACTATTTTGGCTGCTGCTCTGGGGGGCGACAGGGTTTCAAGGAGGCGCAAGACTTCCCGACCGACTTTGACGGTATCGTCGCCGGGGCTCCAGCGCATGCCATGGGCAACCTGACCTCCTGGGCTGGACATTTTTACCCACTCACTGGCAACGTCACTAGCCCCAGGTTTGTGCCCAAGGCCATGTGGCCCCTCATTCAGCGAGATGTGTATAGTCAGTGTGATGGTCTCGACGGAGTTGTTGATGGAGTTATTGAAACTGCAGAGTGTTGTCACTACGACCCGAGCGGCCTCGTTTGCAAAGGTGGGCAGACAAAAGTCTGCCTCACTGAGGGACAGGCAGAAACCGTCAGAAAGATCTATAGCCCTCTCCTTGACAACCACGGCAGCTTTGTCTACCCCGCCATGAACCCCGGCTCCGAGGACAACACGGCGTCCATATGGTTCA GAACCAGAATGGGACCCAGCCACGCTCAACTCGTCAGACTATCCATACTTCTGGGCCAAGAACCCTTTGGGCTCAACGCGTGGAATGGTGATCTAAGCCCTTTCTGCAACCGAGGTGGAAAGGTCATTACGTACCACGGCCAGATGGACTCGGTGATTACGTGTAGAATTTCGGAGACGTACTATGAGCATGTCTCCAGGTCCATGCAGTCTTCTCTGAAGGAGCTAGACGAGTCCTATCGCTTCTTCGGAATCGGTGGTATGAATCACTGTGCTCTGGGTCCAGGGGCATGGAACTTTGGACAGTCAGGTCCTACCGCACACATGGACGCCGACCACAATGTCCTCGCGGCCATAGTACGCTGGGTAGAGCAGGGCATCGCACCCGAGACGCTCACGGGGACAAAATACATCAACGATACGACCAGTCTAGGCGAGGAGTTTCAGCGCAAGCATTGCCGCTATCCATTACACAACGTCTACCGAGGGGGCGATTCGAGGGATCCAGAGGCCTGGAGTTGTGTAGAGTAA